A genome region from Cucumis sativus cultivar 9930 chromosome 4, Cucumber_9930_V3, whole genome shotgun sequence includes the following:
- the LOC101207293 gene encoding chitinase-like protein 1 yields MAFNHSLLLILALIVMASVVSGDESPIKPKVKVVKGKRLCDRGWECTWSTYCCNLTITDYFETYQFENLFAKRNSPVAHAVGFWDFHSFILAAAQFEPLGFGTTGDKKMQMKEIAAFFGHVGSKTSCGDGVVTGGPLAWGLCFNKELSPSQDYCNDYFKLTYPCAPGAQYYGRGALPIYWNYNYGKIGDALKIDLLNHPEYIEQNATIGFQTAIWMWMNPVKKSQPSPHDVFVGNWKPTKNDTLSKRVPGFGATMNILYGDSICGKGDIDPMNNIISHYQYYLDLMGLSRDESGTHDTLTCAEQVPFNPTYVPPASSS; encoded by the exons ATGGCTTTCAACCACTCGCTTCTGCTGATACTGGCGCTGATTGTAATGGCGTCTGTTGTGAGTGGGGATGAATCCCCGATTAAGCCGAAGGTTAAGGTTGTGAAGGGGAAGAGGCTTTGCGATAGAGGATGGGAGTGCACTTGGTCTACTTATTGTTGCAATTTGACCATTACCGACTACTTTGAGACCTATCAATTTGAGAATCTCTTCGCTAAGCGTAATTCGCCGGTGGCTCATGCCGTCGGTTTCTGGGACTTCCATTCCTTCATTCTCGCCGCCGCCCAGTTCGAGCCGCTCGGATTTGGAACAACTGGAGATAAAAAGATGCAGATGAAAGAGATTGCTGCTTTCTTTGGCCATGTTGGCTCTAAGACCTCTT GTGGTGATGGAGTTGTCACGGGAGGGCCACTTGCTTGGGGACTCTGTTTCAACAAGGAACTGAGTCCAAGCCAGGACTATTGCAATGACTACTTCAAGCTCACTTATCCTTGTGCTCCTGGTGCTCAATATTATGGCCGTGGTGCTCTGCCCATTTACTG GAATTACAATTACGGCAAGATTGGGGATGCATTGAAGATTGACCTGTTGAATCATCCTGAATATATTGAGCAGAATGCTACCATTGGATTCCAAACTGCAATTTGGATGTGGATGAACCCAGTGAAGAAGTCACAGCCTTCACCCCATGATGTCTTTGTTGGCAATTGGAAGCCTACCAAGAACGACACCTTGTCCAAAAGGGTTCCTGGTTTCGGCGCAACCATGAATATTCTCTACGGCGATTCCATCTGTGGGAAGGGCGATATTGACCCCATGAACAACATTATCTCTCATTACCAATATTACCTCGATCTGATGGGTCTCAGTCGTGATGAGTCTGGGACTCATGACACACTTACATGTGCCGAGCAGGTCCCGTTTAATCCAACTTACGTCCCCCCAGCTTCATCTTCTTGA